gccaggtgccccaatgattgaggtttaaaaaaattaatgaatccgGATAAAAACACAGCCCAAAGCAACATCCTACCAGTTGTAATAGCCTGATATCAAGTTAGGAATCTCTTTAGACCCTTGTAAGTAAAAAATCCTCATGAAAGTCTGGCTGACTGGTAAATTTGTATTTACAGGTTGATATTCAGGCCATTTTGGGGGCAGTGTGCAAACCTCTTGGCAGGGTGTTATCCCTTGATCTTCCTGGGAGACCCCTATTGTATGAGAACTCTGATACGACAAGGAGCCCCAAAGCTGCCTTCATTCCCTATTACTTTTGTTTGCATCATTCCAAAGCCGGAGATAATGGTGGCAGTCATTACTGGCTACGATCCAATCGTTTAGGAGAAGAGAATTTAATACCCCTCTCACACCTGAGCCCCAGCATTCCACAGGTGAGATGCCGAGGTAAATGGCACTGGCATTCATCAAGTTGCCTGGGCCAAAACTtcagaatggggtgggggggttggagaGGGAGGCGCCATCCCTCATGAGACATATCCTGTCAACTGACGCCCCCTACAGTCCATTTTCCCCACACAACAGATCTTTCCAAACTTAAAACATCAATCTGATTTATGTCATTCCTCGGCTTAAAATCCTCAAgtgtctcttcctttccccaaagTGGTGACTCCCATCTACTGTGAACTCAGCTCAaacctctttccctctgcccgcGACAGTTCAGACATGGTGGCCTTGTTTATACTGTGTATACTAGATTTGGTACAAACTGGCCTCACACAGACTAAGCTCATTTCTGTCCCAGAGCTCTTGCATTTGCCATCTCTTTCGCTTGGAACATTCTCACAAAGCTGCCTCCTCATTACTTATAGCCAGCGCAAATGACATCTCTGATCACCCAACCAGCTAAAGCTACGACACCCCCACATTTCTCTACCTCAATATCCTACTTTATCTGTTGCACTTGTTTCTTTGTGTCTACCCTCACTCCTTAAGGGGAGCATCTTTGTCTATCCTGTTCACTGCTGTTGTCACAGCGGTGCCTAGCCCAAAGTTGGAGCTCaataatttgttgaatgagtgaatatctTACTCTTGTCTGAAGCAGAAGTTATTAACCTGTGGTGCAAGGGTTTCAAAAATCATCCCCTCCTCATCCTGCTCCTAT
The sequence above is a segment of the Zalophus californianus isolate mZalCal1 chromosome 2, mZalCal1.pri.v2, whole genome shotgun sequence genome. Coding sequences within it:
- the LOC113924140 gene encoding uncharacterized protein LOC113924140, whose translation is MTRSVVERWRFLPDMVPSASSRLQATARRAPPPSCPAVSAPRVDIQAILGAVCKPLGRVLSLDLPGRPLLYENSDTTRSPKAAFIPYYFCLHHSKAGDNGGSHYWLRSNRLGEENLIPLSHLSPSIPQANGTL